A region of Natribaculum luteum DNA encodes the following proteins:
- a CDS encoding DUF7541 family protein: MTDRTERADRVGSSSPWPIFVALGVVLSETGIVVDVVPIAVGGLLLLSASVAGILRESGYVSSPWPTLAAFGALLTLSGVVLYGASTGDGLTGVSVADRYGLSSRGFAIAVAGVMTVFGAVAGRYRTAV; encoded by the coding sequence ATGACCGACCGGACCGAACGCGCGGATCGAGTCGGCTCCTCGAGCCCGTGGCCGATCTTCGTCGCGCTCGGGGTCGTCCTCTCAGAGACCGGAATCGTCGTCGACGTCGTCCCGATCGCCGTCGGTGGCCTGCTGTTGCTCTCGGCCAGCGTCGCCGGCATCCTCAGGGAGTCGGGCTACGTCTCGAGTCCGTGGCCCACGCTCGCGGCGTTCGGCGCGCTCCTCACGCTCTCTGGCGTCGTCCTGTACGGAGCGAGCACCGGTGACGGACTGACCGGCGTCTCCGTCGCCGACCGATACGGGCTCTCGAGTCGCGGCTTCGCGATCGCGGTCGCGGGCGTGATGACCGTGTTCGGTGCCGTTGCTGGACGGTATCGAACGGCCGTGTGA
- a CDS encoding DUF6684 family protein has protein sequence MDLEFVDTETALDVAVNLFPLSIILFFVAVFAVFNPWGIDPLQSLLQFAILGSMVVALAITTYYVARAIEG, from the coding sequence ATGGACCTGGAGTTCGTCGACACCGAGACGGCCCTCGACGTCGCCGTCAACCTCTTTCCGCTGTCGATCATCCTGTTTTTCGTCGCCGTGTTCGCGGTGTTCAATCCGTGGGGGATCGACCCGTTGCAGTCGCTGTTGCAGTTTGCTATCCTCGGGTCGATGGTCGTCGCGCTCGCGATCACTACCTACTACGTGGCGAGGGCGATCGAAGGATAG
- a CDS encoding CBS domain-containing protein, with amino-acid sequence MVYASDDSKPRVNEYMTRDVVTVSPDATVGNVAKRIAESDEHSGFPVTDRRRVEGFVSARDLLLADDGEPIFKVMATDLIVAHPDMKVDDAARVILRSGIQKLPVVDDAGNLVGIISNADVIRSQIERATPEKVVKLMQTLENIHSIELRQERRTVPLRELVPTQGRVYADELEGRRYELEHGLAEPLVVIDNGGTLLLADGHHRVLAADRLGIDEMDAYVIVIDQEIDLGMARTAEKEDLESLEDIEVVDYARHPLVETTERLQSGDE; translated from the coding sequence ATGGTGTACGCGTCGGACGACAGCAAGCCGCGGGTAAACGAGTACATGACGCGGGACGTGGTGACCGTGTCACCCGACGCGACGGTCGGTAACGTCGCAAAACGCATCGCCGAGAGCGACGAGCACAGCGGATTTCCGGTCACGGATCGGCGTCGCGTCGAGGGGTTCGTCAGCGCACGCGACCTGCTGTTGGCCGACGACGGGGAGCCGATCTTCAAGGTGATGGCGACGGACCTGATCGTGGCTCATCCGGACATGAAAGTCGACGACGCCGCCCGGGTGATCCTCAGATCCGGCATCCAGAAACTCCCCGTCGTCGACGACGCCGGCAACCTGGTGGGGATCATCTCGAACGCCGACGTCATCCGCAGTCAGATCGAGCGAGCGACGCCGGAGAAGGTCGTGAAACTGATGCAGACACTCGAGAACATCCACTCGATCGAGCTGCGACAGGAGCGTCGGACGGTCCCGCTTCGCGAACTCGTCCCGACGCAGGGTCGAGTCTACGCCGACGAACTCGAGGGACGACGATACGAACTCGAACACGGGCTGGCAGAGCCGCTCGTGGTCATCGACAACGGCGGGACGTTGCTGTTGGCCGACGGTCACCACCGCGTACTCGCGGCGGATCGACTGGGGATCGACGAGATGGATGCGTACGTGATCGTCATCGACCAGGAGATCGACCTGGGGATGGCCAGGACCGCCGAGAAAGAGGACCTCGAGAGCCTCGAGGACATCGAAGTCGTCGATTACGCGCGCCATCCGCTCGTGGAGACGACAGAGCGGCTACAATCGGGCGACGAGTAG
- a CDS encoding ABC transporter ATP-binding protein, whose amino-acid sequence MVEVPGGIDRQPSSSRVANDRRSTSNESREPVLAVENLTKTYGSNASAVRALDGIDFEVERGAAVGLLGPNGAGKTTAIKTLLGLVVPDEGTAVIDGVDVGSNPRVAYRSVSAMLEGARNVYWRLTVRENLRFFARLGGRPADEARIDELIGEVGLADRADVTVNELSRGMKQRTSLACTLVRETPVAFLDEPTLGLDVESSRELRTTLRRMVEAESRTILLSSHDMDVVEEVCDRVVVLNEGSIVADDTVENLVDVFRTQTYRVTVDGTLSGAYRRTLEERFGAENWAQTGTRQRFDATRAEGERFYEMMDVVRASSCPLVSVDALEPNLEDVFVRLTSEDER is encoded by the coding sequence ATGGTCGAGGTACCGGGCGGAATCGATCGGCAGCCCTCGAGCAGTCGCGTCGCGAACGACCGGCGTTCGACGAGCAACGAGTCGAGGGAACCGGTCCTCGCAGTCGAGAACCTGACGAAAACCTACGGGAGCAACGCGAGCGCAGTACGGGCGCTCGACGGGATCGACTTCGAGGTCGAACGCGGGGCCGCGGTCGGTCTCCTCGGACCCAACGGAGCGGGGAAGACGACGGCGATCAAGACGCTTCTCGGGCTGGTCGTTCCCGACGAGGGGACCGCCGTGATCGACGGCGTCGACGTCGGTTCGAACCCCCGTGTGGCGTACCGTTCGGTGAGCGCGATGCTCGAGGGTGCGCGCAACGTGTACTGGCGGCTCACGGTTCGCGAAAACCTCCGGTTTTTCGCGCGGCTGGGCGGGCGACCGGCGGACGAAGCGCGAATCGACGAGTTGATCGGTGAGGTCGGGTTGGCCGACAGAGCCGACGTGACGGTCAACGAACTCTCCCGCGGGATGAAACAGCGGACGTCGCTCGCGTGTACGCTCGTCCGCGAGACGCCCGTCGCCTTCCTCGACGAACCGACACTCGGACTCGACGTCGAGAGTTCACGGGAGTTGCGGACGACTCTTCGACGGATGGTCGAGGCGGAGTCCCGAACGATTCTGCTCTCGAGTCACGACATGGACGTCGTCGAGGAGGTCTGCGACCGCGTCGTCGTCCTGAACGAGGGATCGATCGTCGCGGACGACACCGTCGAGAACCTCGTCGACGTCTTTCGGACGCAGACCTACCGCGTCACCGTCGACGGAACGCTGTCCGGCGCGTACCGACGCACGCTCGAGGAACGCTTCGGCGCCGAAAACTGGGCGCAGACGGGTACTCGCCAGCGCTTCGACGCGACGAGAGCCGAGGGAGAGCGGTTCTACGAGATGATGGACGTCGTTCGGGCATCGTCGTGTCCGCTGGTGAGCGTCGACGCCCTCGAGCCGAACCTCGAGGACGTCTTCGTTCGGCTCACGAGCGAGGACGAGCGATGA
- a CDS encoding GerW family sporulation protein codes for MTLRSLETVAERFSGSVAVRTAFGEPIDVGDRTIVPVARTACGFGGGFDGGRPESDEESAIPSNRDAGGYGGGFVVRPLGVIEITDDGTRFVRVEDRRRLFATLLVGYLVGWVIGRR; via the coding sequence GTGACGCTGCGATCGCTCGAGACCGTCGCCGAACGGTTCTCCGGGAGCGTGGCCGTCCGCACTGCGTTCGGCGAACCGATCGACGTCGGCGACCGGACGATCGTCCCGGTGGCTCGAACGGCCTGTGGGTTCGGCGGCGGGTTCGACGGGGGAAGACCAGAATCGGACGAGGAGTCGGCGATTCCGTCGAATCGCGACGCTGGCGGCTACGGCGGTGGGTTCGTCGTCCGACCGCTGGGCGTGATCGAGATTACGGACGACGGGACGCGATTCGTCCGCGTCGAAGATCGACGTCGCCTGTTCGCTACGCTGCTCGTGGGGTATCTCGTCGGCTGGGTGATCGGTCGTCGATGA
- a CDS encoding methylmalonyl-CoA mutase family protein, giving the protein MYDDDDLADIREAKSEWEAETLEPVLERHGERQDRFATVSNLEVDRLYTPADVADLDYLEDLGFPGEEPYTRGPYPTMYRGRTWTMRQFAGFGTAEETNDRFHYLIEQGQTGLSTAFDMPTLMGIDSDDPMSEGEVGKEGVAVDTLRDMEILFEGIDIGEVSTSFTINPSAPVIYAMYVALADQQGVPREQIRGTLQNDMFKEFIAQKEWVIPPEPSLDLVTDVVEFSTEETPKFHPISVSGYHIREAGSTAAQELAFTLADGFGYVEDAMDRGLDVDDFAPRLSFFFNCHNSFFEEIAKYRAARRIYARVMDAWYDAERAESKRLKFHTQTAGQSLTAQQPLNNVVRVTIQALAGVLGGTQSLHTNSFDEALALPSEKAVRVALRTQQIIAEESGAADIADPLGGSFAVETLTDEIEARTMEYIEHIREMGNGSVRDGILQGIDDGYFLREIQEASYEYQERVEAGEEVVVGVNEYTIEEDTSPEILQVDETAQERQLERLEETKAERDDDAVEESLTALREAIDRGENTMPYIVDAVKAYATMGEIMQVFEEQYGAYSERIGLA; this is encoded by the coding sequence ATGTACGACGACGACGATCTAGCGGACATTCGGGAGGCTAAATCCGAGTGGGAGGCCGAAACCCTCGAGCCAGTCCTCGAGCGGCACGGCGAACGCCAGGATCGGTTCGCGACGGTCTCGAACCTCGAGGTCGATCGTCTCTACACGCCAGCGGACGTCGCGGACCTCGACTACCTCGAGGATCTCGGCTTCCCCGGCGAGGAGCCGTACACTCGCGGGCCGTACCCGACGATGTACCGCGGTCGGACCTGGACGATGCGCCAGTTCGCCGGGTTCGGAACGGCAGAGGAGACCAACGACCGCTTTCACTACCTGATCGAGCAGGGCCAGACCGGGCTATCGACGGCGTTCGATATGCCGACACTGATGGGGATCGACTCGGACGATCCGATGAGCGAGGGCGAAGTCGGCAAGGAGGGCGTCGCCGTCGACACCCTGCGGGACATGGAGATCCTCTTCGAGGGTATCGACATCGGCGAAGTCTCGACCTCGTTTACCATCAACCCCTCCGCACCAGTCATCTACGCGATGTACGTCGCCCTCGCCGACCAGCAGGGCGTGCCGCGCGAGCAGATCCGGGGAACCCTCCAGAACGACATGTTCAAGGAGTTCATCGCCCAGAAGGAGTGGGTCATCCCGCCGGAGCCCTCGCTCGATCTCGTCACCGACGTCGTCGAGTTCAGCACCGAAGAGACCCCGAAGTTCCACCCGATCTCGGTATCGGGCTATCACATCCGCGAGGCGGGCTCGACGGCTGCCCAGGAACTCGCTTTCACGCTCGCGGACGGCTTCGGCTACGTCGAAGACGCGATGGATCGGGGGCTGGACGTCGACGACTTCGCCCCGCGACTCTCCTTTTTCTTCAACTGTCACAACTCCTTTTTCGAGGAGATTGCGAAATACCGCGCGGCTCGGCGCATCTATGCCCGCGTGATGGATGCGTGGTACGACGCCGAGCGTGCGGAATCCAAACGGCTGAAGTTCCACACGCAGACGGCCGGCCAGTCGCTGACCGCCCAGCAGCCGCTTAACAACGTCGTCCGGGTGACGATCCAGGCGCTCGCGGGCGTCCTCGGCGGCACCCAGAGCCTGCATACCAACAGCTTCGACGAGGCGCTCGCCCTGCCGAGCGAGAAGGCAGTACGGGTCGCCTTGCGCACCCAGCAGATCATCGCCGAGGAGTCCGGCGCGGCCGACATCGCCGACCCGCTCGGCGGCTCGTTCGCGGTCGAAACGCTCACCGACGAGATCGAAGCGCGGACGATGGAGTACATCGAGCACATCCGCGAGATGGGCAACGGCTCCGTCCGCGACGGCATCCTGCAGGGCATCGACGACGGCTACTTCCTCCGGGAGATCCAGGAAGCCTCCTACGAGTACCAGGAGCGCGTCGAAGCTGGTGAGGAGGTCGTCGTCGGCGTCAACGAGTACACCATCGAGGAAGACACCAGCCCCGAGATCCTTCAGGTCGACGAGACCGCACAGGAGCGCCAGCTCGAGCGACTCGAGGAGACCAAAGCGGAACGCGACGACGACGCCGTCGAGGAGTCCCTGACGGCGCTGCGCGAGGCGATCGACCGCGGCGAGAACACGATGCCGTACATCGTCGACGCCGTCAAGGCGTACGCGACGATGGGCGAGATCATGCAGGTCTTCGAAGAACAGTACGGGGCGTACTCCGAACGGATCGGGCTCGCCTAG
- a CDS encoding polyprenyl synthetase family protein, whose protein sequence is MRETLAEWRPMIDDAIADFLPRDVDADYLESFFGEPTYEYDPVGIQRALAAPIWDLLDRGGKRWRAVLFLVFVEAFGEDPEAYLPYACIPEILHNGTIIVDDVEDEATMRRGEPALHHVYGKDVALNAGNAMYFLPFKILTHDSGRLSPETRLAAYEMLTYELNRTHLGQGMDICWHNEREVRVGHEQYLEMSACKTGCLGRIVARLAAILTDQPADVESHVARYAELTSIAFQIGDDILDVENSLGRAGEFGKEFGNDVREGKKTLLVIHAIAESDPTDARRLEEILEADENTDEEIREALSILEETGSIEYARDRALDLAAQAREHVRAVDFDPESTAKLEEFTEFVVERDV, encoded by the coding sequence ATGCGGGAGACGCTTGCCGAGTGGCGGCCGATGATAGACGATGCGATCGCCGACTTTCTTCCTCGAGACGTCGACGCTGACTACCTCGAGTCGTTCTTCGGCGAGCCGACCTACGAGTACGATCCAGTCGGTATCCAGCGCGCGCTCGCAGCACCCATCTGGGATCTGCTCGACCGCGGTGGGAAACGCTGGCGAGCCGTGCTCTTTCTCGTGTTCGTCGAGGCCTTCGGTGAAGATCCAGAAGCGTACCTTCCGTACGCGTGCATTCCAGAGATCCTCCACAACGGGACGATCATCGTCGACGACGTCGAAGACGAAGCGACGATGCGGCGCGGCGAACCGGCGTTACACCACGTCTACGGCAAAGACGTCGCACTCAACGCCGGGAACGCGATGTACTTTCTGCCATTCAAGATTCTCACGCACGATTCGGGACGCCTCTCGCCGGAGACGCGTCTCGCCGCCTACGAGATGCTTACCTACGAACTCAACCGGACCCACCTCGGCCAGGGGATGGACATCTGCTGGCACAACGAACGTGAAGTCAGGGTGGGCCACGAGCAGTACCTCGAGATGTCCGCCTGCAAGACCGGCTGTCTCGGCCGTATCGTCGCCCGCCTCGCAGCGATCCTCACCGACCAGCCCGCAGACGTCGAATCGCACGTCGCCAGGTACGCCGAACTGACCTCGATCGCCTTCCAGATCGGCGACGACATCCTGGACGTCGAAAACTCCCTGGGTCGCGCCGGTGAGTTCGGCAAGGAGTTCGGCAACGACGTCCGCGAGGGAAAGAAGACGCTGCTGGTCATCCACGCCATCGCAGAGAGCGACCCCACCGACGCTCGCCGACTCGAGGAGATCCTCGAGGCCGACGAGAACACCGACGAGGAGATCCGCGAAGCGCTGTCGATCCTCGAAGAGACGGGGAGCATCGAGTACGCCCGCGATCGGGCGCTCGACCTCGCCGCGCAGGCCCGCGAGCACGTCAGAGCGGTCGATTTCGACCCCGAATCGACGGCGAAACTCGAGGAGTTTACCGAGTTCGTCGTCGAACGGGACGTGTGA
- a CDS encoding ABC transporter permease, which yields MSQLGLLVRAVVEKQLILLRRYWINTITLLVTMYVFFAMIFYGGQAVAGPAIEESLDGIVVGFFLFTATTSAYFGVAGNVMREAQWGTLEQLFMSPFGIGRVMAVKSVYNVAFSVIVGLALLGCMLVTTGRTLRLDVLTVVPLSVLAILPVVGIGFVFAGLSLLYKRIENVTQLVQFAFVALIAVSPTDGREYLLALPLSQGSDMLREAMTDGTRLWEFPLADVTILVVVGLAYLSVGYAAFHWLVYRARKLGVLGHY from the coding sequence ATGAGTCAACTCGGATTACTCGTCCGTGCGGTCGTGGAGAAACAGCTCATCCTGCTCCGCCGCTACTGGATCAACACGATCACGCTGCTCGTTACGATGTACGTCTTCTTCGCGATGATCTTCTACGGCGGACAGGCGGTCGCCGGTCCCGCGATCGAGGAGTCTCTCGACGGTATCGTCGTCGGCTTCTTCCTGTTTACGGCGACGACCTCGGCCTACTTCGGCGTCGCCGGAAACGTCATGCGCGAGGCACAGTGGGGGACCCTCGAGCAGTTGTTCATGTCGCCGTTCGGGATCGGCCGCGTGATGGCCGTCAAGTCGGTGTACAACGTCGCGTTCAGCGTGATCGTCGGACTGGCGCTGCTGGGCTGTATGCTGGTCACGACAGGCCGGACGCTGCGTCTCGACGTCCTCACCGTGGTTCCGCTCTCCGTGCTCGCGATCCTTCCCGTGGTCGGAATCGGCTTCGTTTTCGCGGGGCTGTCACTTCTGTACAAGCGCATCGAGAACGTCACGCAACTGGTGCAGTTCGCGTTCGTCGCGCTGATCGCGGTGTCGCCGACGGACGGCCGCGAGTATCTCCTCGCGTTACCGCTGAGCCAGGGCAGCGACATGCTTCGGGAGGCGATGACCGACGGCACTCGACTTTGGGAGTTCCCGCTCGCGGACGTTACGATTCTCGTCGTCGTCGGCCTCGCGTACCTGTCGGTCGGCTACGCCGCCTTTCACTGGCTCGTATACCGCGCGCGTAAACTCGGCGTCCTCGGTCACTACTGA
- a CDS encoding MTH865 family protein has protein sequence MADEDELREQLTEAFEGADYPVQSQMDLVPALPDGPGTTFESGDVSFTAMELGTRLSSHQEFPYEDVDSLVDDVIEGLKAEGEL, from the coding sequence ATGGCCGACGAAGACGAACTCCGTGAGCAGTTGACCGAAGCGTTCGAAGGCGCAGATTACCCGGTGCAAAGCCAGATGGACCTCGTCCCCGCGCTCCCCGACGGGCCAGGGACGACGTTCGAGTCCGGCGACGTCAGTTTCACCGCGATGGAACTCGGCACCAGACTCTCGAGTCACCAGGAGTTCCCCTACGAGGACGTCGACTCGCTGGTCGACGACGTGATCGAGGGGCTGAAAGCCGAAGGCGAACTGTAG
- a CDS encoding NAD(P)H-binding protein yields the protein MASTPERVLIAGASGDTGQEVLSVLRPTELTIRATTRSHATVDTLERLGADEVAVVDFFESADAVRAVEDCDIVLCTLGSPPGIRHTLGGKLVDRTGVINLVTAAVSADVSHFVLESAIGVGSSTAGMPIPGRLLLWGSLRAKRDAETSLRRSGLGYTVIRPGRLTNDPPSGEVLVGEGGDTVSGSISRADVARVMAVAPFTPEARNRTFEVVSRDGLRGSPKNLVAIDWEYERLGIEVEHGRVQS from the coding sequence ATGGCTTCGACACCTGAGCGCGTGCTCATCGCGGGAGCGAGCGGGGACACGGGACAGGAGGTTCTCTCCGTGCTCCGGCCGACGGAACTGACTATCCGGGCGACGACGCGATCGCACGCCACCGTCGACACGCTCGAGAGACTCGGCGCGGACGAGGTCGCCGTCGTCGACTTTTTCGAGTCGGCCGACGCCGTCCGAGCCGTCGAGGATTGCGACATCGTCCTGTGTACGCTCGGATCGCCGCCCGGCATCCGTCACACGCTCGGCGGGAAGCTGGTCGACCGGACCGGCGTGATCAATCTCGTGACCGCAGCAGTGAGCGCTGACGTCTCGCACTTCGTCCTCGAGAGCGCGATCGGTGTCGGCAGTTCCACAGCGGGGATGCCCATTCCCGGGCGACTCCTCCTGTGGGGTTCGCTCCGAGCCAAACGGGACGCAGAGACGTCGCTCCGACGATCGGGACTCGGCTACACGGTGATTCGTCCCGGCAGGCTCACGAACGATCCGCCGAGCGGGGAGGTGCTCGTCGGTGAAGGTGGCGACACCGTCTCGGGATCGATCTCCCGTGCGGACGTCGCACGCGTGATGGCTGTGGCTCCGTTCACCCCGGAGGCGCGCAATCGGACGTTCGAGGTCGTCAGCCGCGACGGACTCCGCGGATCGCCGAAGAACCTCGTCGCCATCGACTGGGAGTACGAACGGCTCGGAATCGAGGTCGAACACGGGCGAGTGCAGTCGTGA
- a CDS encoding DUF7520 family protein — protein sequence MIDRSGRAVVLGFFVGLVAVTGLLGAILGYAVPARTGLEETTLFSRSFPITPFSFALYGAVSVGAGLGVALVVVAVAARFDERA from the coding sequence GTGATCGATCGGTCCGGCCGAGCCGTCGTCCTCGGGTTCTTCGTCGGCCTCGTCGCCGTCACTGGCCTCCTGGGTGCGATCCTCGGCTACGCCGTTCCAGCGCGAACTGGCCTCGAGGAGACGACCCTGTTCTCGCGTTCGTTCCCGATCACCCCGTTCTCGTTCGCGCTGTACGGCGCGGTGAGCGTCGGCGCGGGACTCGGGGTCGCCCTCGTCGTCGTCGCGGTGGCCGCGCGGTTCGACGAGCGCGCGTGA
- the acs gene encoding acetate--CoA ligase, which produces MAEEIEEAEVELEARLEDQETFEPPESFVEQANVTDESIYEEFEEEWPQCWEQAADLLEWDEPYDTVLEDEEAPFYEWFTGGELNASYNCLDRHVEDGAKNRAAIKWEGELGETRTYTYGDLLNEVEAFAAALRDLGVEEDDVVTLYMPMIPELPIAMLACARIGAPHSVVFAGFSAEALATRMNSADSEYLVTCDGYYRRGDALNHKEKTDKGLRQVDHDVTSIVVDRLGDELTHFLGENAYDYDDLVTEHEGASVEPVSRDAEDMLFLMYTSGTTGKPKGVKHTTGGYLSYATWTSHAVLDIEPEDTYWCSADIGWITGHSYIVYGPLALGTTTVMYEGTPDYPERDRFWEIVENHRVDIFYTAPTAIRAFMKWGAEYPERHDLSSLRLLGTVGEPINPRAWKWYYKYIGNEECPIVDTWWQTETGGMMVTTLPGVCTMKPGSAGPPLPGVDARIVDAAGEEVEPGEAGYLTVQKPWPGMLRTLYDNDERFISEYWQEYSDEDADEWVYFPEDGAKIDGDGYVTVLGRVDDVINVSGHRLGTMEVESAIVGVSGVAEAAVVGGDHDLKGEAVYAYVILEDGQEPTDAMRERIVDGVVDAIGPIARPEEVVFTPELPKTRSGKIMRRLLEDIASGNELGNTSTLRNPEIVDEIAQRVGDD; this is translated from the coding sequence ATGGCAGAGGAAATCGAAGAGGCGGAGGTCGAACTCGAGGCGCGCCTCGAAGACCAGGAGACGTTCGAGCCGCCGGAATCGTTCGTCGAGCAGGCGAACGTGACGGACGAGTCGATCTACGAGGAGTTCGAAGAGGAGTGGCCACAGTGCTGGGAGCAGGCGGCCGACCTCCTCGAGTGGGACGAGCCGTACGACACCGTCCTCGAGGACGAAGAGGCACCGTTCTACGAGTGGTTCACCGGCGGGGAGCTCAACGCCTCGTACAACTGTCTGGACCGTCACGTCGAAGACGGCGCGAAAAATCGCGCGGCGATCAAGTGGGAGGGCGAGCTGGGCGAGACCCGGACGTACACGTACGGCGACCTGCTGAACGAGGTCGAGGCGTTCGCAGCGGCGCTCCGCGACCTCGGTGTCGAGGAAGACGACGTGGTGACGCTGTACATGCCGATGATCCCGGAGCTGCCGATCGCGATGCTCGCGTGCGCTCGCATCGGCGCACCCCACAGCGTCGTTTTCGCTGGCTTCTCCGCAGAGGCGCTTGCGACCCGGATGAACTCGGCCGACAGCGAATACCTCGTCACCTGCGACGGCTACTACCGTCGCGGCGACGCCCTGAACCACAAGGAGAAAACCGACAAAGGGCTCCGGCAGGTCGACCACGACGTCACGTCGATCGTCGTCGACAGACTCGGCGACGAACTCACGCACTTCCTCGGCGAGAACGCGTACGACTACGACGACCTCGTCACAGAACACGAGGGCGCGTCGGTCGAGCCGGTCTCGCGAGACGCCGAGGACATGCTGTTTCTGATGTACACCTCGGGAACGACGGGCAAACCGAAGGGCGTCAAACACACGACCGGCGGCTACCTCTCGTATGCGACCTGGACCTCACACGCCGTGTTGGACATCGAGCCGGAGGACACCTACTGGTGTTCGGCGGACATCGGCTGGATCACGGGCCACTCCTACATCGTCTACGGGCCGCTCGCGCTCGGGACGACTACCGTCATGTACGAGGGGACGCCCGACTACCCCGAGCGCGATCGCTTCTGGGAGATCGTCGAGAACCACCGCGTGGACATCTTCTACACGGCACCGACGGCGATCCGGGCGTTCATGAAGTGGGGCGCGGAGTATCCCGAGCGACACGACCTCTCGTCGCTGCGCCTGCTGGGGACGGTCGGTGAGCCGATCAACCCGCGGGCCTGGAAGTGGTACTACAAGTACATCGGCAACGAGGAGTGTCCGATCGTCGACACCTGGTGGCAGACCGAGACCGGCGGCATGATGGTCACCACCCTGCCGGGCGTCTGTACGATGAAACCCGGCTCTGCCGGGCCACCGTTGCCCGGCGTCGACGCCCGGATCGTCGACGCCGCCGGCGAGGAGGTCGAACCGGGCGAAGCCGGCTACCTCACGGTCCAGAAGCCGTGGCCCGGGATGCTCCGGACGCTGTACGACAACGACGAGCGATTCATCTCCGAGTACTGGCAGGAGTACTCCGACGAAGACGCCGACGAGTGGGTCTACTTCCCCGAGGACGGCGCGAAGATCGACGGCGACGGCTACGTCACCGTCCTCGGCCGGGTCGACGACGTCATCAACGTCTCCGGCCACCGCCTCGGCACGATGGAAGTCGAGTCGGCGATCGTCGGCGTCTCCGGCGTCGCCGAAGCCGCCGTCGTCGGCGGCGACCACGACCTCAAAGGCGAGGCCGTCTACGCCTACGTGATCCTCGAGGACGGTCAGGAACCGACCGACGCCATGCGCGAGCGGATCGTCGACGGCGTCGTCGACGCGATCGGGCCGATCGCTCGTCCCGAAGAGGTCGTCTTCACGCCTGAACTGCCCAAGACCCGTTCGGGCAAGATCATGCGCCGGCTGCTCGAGGACATCGCCAGCGGCAACGAACTCGGCAACACCTCGACGCTTCGCAACCCCGAGATCGTCGACGAGATCGCACAGCGCGTCGGCGACGACTGA